From Bradyrhizobium sp. NDS-1, the proteins below share one genomic window:
- a CDS encoding acyl-CoA carboxylase subunit beta, with amino-acid sequence MKHILDALEDRRAGAKLGGGEKRIEAQHARGKLTARERIELLLDKGSFEEFDMFVEHRSTEFGMEKNKIPGDGVVTGWGTVNGRKTFVFAKDFTVFGGSLSETHALKITKLQDMAMKARAPIIGLYDAGGARIQEGVAALAGYSYVFRRNVLASGVIPQISVIMGPCAGGDVYSPAMTDFIFMVKNTSYMFVTGPDVVKTVTNEVVTAEELGGASVHATRSSIADGAFENDVETLLQMRRLIDFLPSNNTDGVPEWPSFDDIGRVDMSLDTLIPDNPNKPYDMKELILKVVDEGDFFEIADMFAKNIVTGFGRIAGRTVGFVANQPMVLAGVLDSDASRKAARFVRFCDAFNIPIVTFVDVPGFLPGTAQEYGGLIKHGAKLLFAYSQCTVPLVTVITRKAYGGAFDVMASKEIGADMNYAWPTAQIAVMGAKGAVEIIFRSDIGDPDKIAARTKEYEDRFLSPFIAAERGYIDDVIMPHSTRKRIARALAMLKDKKVETPAKKHDNLPL; translated from the coding sequence ATGAAACACATCCTGGACGCCCTTGAAGATCGTCGTGCCGGCGCAAAGCTCGGCGGCGGGGAGAAGCGCATCGAGGCGCAGCACGCCCGCGGCAAGCTGACCGCGCGCGAGCGGATCGAGCTGCTGCTCGACAAGGGATCGTTCGAGGAATTCGACATGTTCGTCGAGCACCGCTCCACCGAGTTCGGCATGGAGAAGAACAAGATCCCCGGCGACGGCGTCGTCACGGGGTGGGGCACGGTCAACGGCCGCAAGACGTTTGTCTTTGCCAAGGATTTCACCGTGTTCGGAGGGTCTCTCTCGGAAACGCACGCGCTGAAGATCACGAAACTCCAGGACATGGCGATGAAGGCGAGGGCGCCCATCATCGGCCTCTATGACGCGGGCGGCGCCCGCATCCAGGAAGGCGTCGCCGCGCTCGCCGGCTACTCCTACGTGTTTCGCCGCAACGTGCTGGCCTCGGGCGTGATCCCGCAGATTTCCGTCATCATGGGGCCCTGCGCCGGCGGCGACGTCTATTCGCCTGCGATGACCGACTTCATCTTCATGGTGAAGAACACCAGCTACATGTTCGTCACCGGCCCGGACGTCGTGAAGACCGTGACCAATGAGGTCGTGACCGCGGAAGAGTTGGGCGGCGCCTCGGTGCACGCCACGCGCTCCTCGATCGCGGACGGCGCCTTCGAAAACGACGTCGAGACGCTGCTCCAGATGCGTCGGCTGATCGACTTTCTGCCCTCCAACAACACCGACGGCGTGCCGGAATGGCCGAGCTTCGACGATATCGGCCGCGTCGACATGTCCCTGGACACGCTGATCCCCGACAATCCGAACAAGCCCTACGACATGAAGGAGCTGATCCTGAAGGTCGTGGACGAGGGCGACTTCTTCGAGATTGCGGACATGTTCGCCAAGAACATCGTCACCGGCTTCGGCCGCATCGCGGGCCGCACCGTCGGCTTCGTCGCCAACCAGCCCATGGTGCTGGCCGGCGTGCTCGACAGCGACGCATCGCGCAAGGCGGCGCGCTTCGTCCGCTTCTGCGACGCCTTCAACATCCCGATCGTCACCTTCGTCGACGTGCCGGGCTTCCTGCCCGGCACTGCGCAGGAATATGGCGGTCTGATCAAGCACGGCGCGAAGCTGCTGTTCGCCTATTCGCAATGCACCGTGCCGCTCGTCACCGTCATTACCCGCAAGGCCTATGGCGGCGCCTTCGACGTCATGGCGTCCAAGGAAATCGGCGCCGACATGAACTATGCCTGGCCGACCGCCCAGATCGCGGTGATGGGCGCCAAGGGCGCGGTCGAGATCATCTTCCGCAGCGACATCGGCGACCCCGACAAGATCGCCGCCCGCACCAAGGAATACGAAGACCGCTTCCTGTCCCCCTTCATCGCGGCCGAGCGCGGCTATATCGACGACGTCATCATGCCGCACTCGACGCGGAAACGGATCGCGCGGGCGCTGGCGATGCTGAAGGACAAGAAGGTGGAAACGCCAGCGAAGAAGCACGACAATTTGCCGTTGTGA
- a CDS encoding DUF4260 domain-containing protein, translated as MDERMAETGAATGGVNILLRLEGLTLFIGMVMLYWAWDGSWLVFALLFFVPDLSFLAYLSDAKFGALVYNAAHSYMAPVSLLTLGFGLGSPLTLSIALIWLAHIGIDRALGYGLKYSAGFGFTHLGRIGRQKDA; from the coding sequence ATGGACGAGAGAATGGCCGAGACAGGGGCTGCAACGGGCGGCGTCAACATCCTGCTGCGGCTGGAGGGCCTCACCCTGTTCATCGGGATGGTGATGCTCTACTGGGCCTGGGACGGCTCCTGGCTGGTCTTTGCCCTGCTCTTCTTCGTCCCGGATCTCAGCTTCCTGGCATACCTGTCCGACGCCAAATTCGGCGCGCTGGTCTACAACGCTGCCCACAGCTACATGGCGCCGGTATCGCTGCTGACGCTCGGCTTCGGCCTCGGCTCGCCGCTCACCTTGTCCATCGCGTTGATCTGGCTCGCCCATATCGGCATCGACCGGGCCCTCGGCTATGGCCTGAAATATTCTGCGGGGTTTGGCTTTACCCATCTGGGCCGGATCGGACGGCAAAAGGACGCCTGA
- the blaOXA gene encoding class D beta-lactamase, translated as MLTRRSTLGLLAAAATMPQRALAHVAPPRNEIRDSLAKRFTDLGTSGTFVGYKVEDYLVVASDKERSGEGKLPASTFKIPNSLIALETGVVTDPDKDVFAWDGVKRPIEAWNKDHTLRSAIAVSAVPVYQEIARRIGQERMQKYVDEFDYGNRDIGGGIDQFWLTGALRIDPVEQIDFVDRLRRRALPVSKRSQDLVADILPVTKVGDSVIRAKSGLLGAERGEPSLGWMVGWAEKGEAHTVFALNMDCKEPRHISERMSLTQACLAEIGAI; from the coding sequence TTGCTCACCCGCCGTTCCACCCTCGGCCTGCTCGCCGCAGCCGCCACCATGCCGCAGCGCGCGCTCGCCCACGTCGCGCCGCCGCGCAACGAGATCCGCGACAGCCTGGCAAAGCGCTTCACCGACCTCGGCACATCGGGCACCTTCGTCGGCTACAAGGTCGAGGACTATCTGGTCGTCGCCTCCGACAAGGAGCGTTCGGGCGAGGGGAAGCTGCCGGCCTCGACCTTCAAGATCCCGAACTCGCTGATCGCGCTGGAGACCGGCGTCGTCACCGATCCCGACAAGGACGTGTTTGCCTGGGACGGCGTGAAGCGGCCGATCGAGGCCTGGAACAAGGATCACACGCTGCGCAGCGCGATCGCCGTGAGCGCGGTGCCGGTCTATCAGGAGATCGCGCGCCGCATCGGCCAGGAGCGCATGCAAAAATACGTCGACGAGTTCGACTACGGCAACCGCGACATCGGCGGCGGCATCGACCAGTTCTGGCTCACCGGGGCGTTGCGCATCGATCCGGTCGAGCAGATCGATTTCGTCGATCGGCTGCGCCGCCGCGCACTGCCGGTCAGCAAGCGCAGCCAGGACCTCGTCGCTGACATCCTGCCGGTGACCAAGGTGGGCGACAGCGTCATCCGCGCCAAGTCGGGCCTGCTGGGTGCGGAGCGCGGTGAACCGTCGCTCGGCTGGATGGTCGGCTGGGCCGAGAAGGGCGAAGCGCACACGGTGTTCGCGCTCAACATGGACTGCAAGGAGCCGCGCCACATCAGTGAGCGCATGTCGCTGACGCAGGCCTGCCTCGCCGAGATCGGCGCGATCTAG
- a CDS encoding ArsR family transcriptional regulator, with the protein MKAGPDIAMVAALVGDPARANMLTALMNGRALTASELAQEAGITPQTASSHLSKLEAGGLVEPEKQGRHRYYRLTDDDVAGVLEGLAGLAARTGHMRVRTGPKDPALRRARICYDHLAGDLGVQMLDSLRERNLIRQKKQDIELTAEGERFLAKHLQISSDMLTHPRRPVCKACLDWSERRHHLAGTLGAAMMRRFAELKWAARDATPGSRVVNFTRTGEKQFAALFGDGKN; encoded by the coding sequence ATGAAAGCTGGACCCGACATCGCCATGGTCGCTGCACTGGTCGGCGACCCCGCCCGCGCCAACATGCTCACCGCGCTGATGAACGGACGCGCGCTGACCGCGAGCGAGCTGGCGCAGGAGGCCGGCATCACGCCGCAGACTGCGAGCTCGCATCTGTCCAAGCTCGAGGCCGGCGGACTGGTCGAGCCGGAGAAGCAGGGCCGCCACCGCTACTATCGCCTCACCGACGACGACGTCGCCGGCGTGCTCGAAGGTCTGGCGGGACTAGCGGCGCGGACCGGCCACATGCGGGTGCGCACCGGGCCAAAGGATCCGGCATTGCGGCGCGCGCGGATCTGCTACGACCATCTCGCCGGCGATCTCGGTGTGCAAATGCTCGATTCCCTGCGCGAGCGGAATCTGATCCGGCAGAAGAAGCAGGACATCGAGCTGACGGCCGAGGGCGAGCGCTTCCTCGCCAAACATCTGCAGATCTCGTCCGACATGCTGACCCACCCGCGCCGCCCGGTGTGCAAGGCCTGCCTCGACTGGAGCGAGCGGCGGCATCACCTCGCCGGCACGCTCGGGGCAGCCATGATGCGGCGCTTCGCCGAACTGAAATGGGCGGCGCGCGACGCGACGCCCGGCAGCCGCGTCGTGAACTTCACCCGTACCGGCGAGAAGCAGTTTGCCGCGCTGTTCGGCGACGGAAAGAACTGA
- a CDS encoding trimeric intracellular cation channel family protein, with product MWSLPPTDSVLHLLGYVAITAEGMTAALAAGRRSMDYVGVCLLACVTALGGGTLRDLFLGHYPLVWVANPIYLALPGGAALLTILIARLVHRLHLAFIVLDAIGLVVFTMIGCNVGWQMDASLPIVIVAGMVTGCAGGVLRDVLCNDVPLLFRAELYASVSVVTGLFYATAFGLNLNAELWTILTFVLGLSFRLLAVRYRWEMPKFVFTGDEER from the coding sequence ATGTGGAGCCTGCCGCCGACGGATAGCGTGTTGCATCTTCTGGGATACGTCGCCATCACGGCGGAGGGCATGACCGCGGCGCTGGCCGCCGGCCGGCGCAGCATGGATTATGTCGGCGTTTGTCTTCTCGCCTGCGTCACGGCGCTGGGCGGCGGCACGCTGCGCGATTTGTTTCTCGGTCACTATCCGCTGGTGTGGGTGGCCAACCCGATCTATCTCGCGCTGCCGGGTGGCGCGGCGCTGTTGACCATCCTGATCGCGCGGCTGGTGCATCGGCTGCACCTGGCCTTCATCGTGCTCGATGCCATAGGCCTCGTCGTCTTCACCATGATCGGCTGCAATGTTGGCTGGCAGATGGATGCCTCGCTGCCGATCGTGATCGTCGCCGGCATGGTGACGGGCTGCGCCGGCGGCGTCTTGCGCGACGTGCTCTGCAACGACGTGCCGTTGTTGTTCCGCGCCGAGCTCTACGCCAGCGTCTCGGTGGTCACCGGACTGTTCTACGCGACGGCGTTCGGCCTCAATCTCAATGCCGAGCTCTGGACGATCCTGACCTTCGTGCTCGGTCTCAGCTTCCGCCTGCTCGCTGTGCGCTACAGATGGGAGATGCCGAAATTCGTGTTCACGGGGGATGAGGAGCGGTGA
- a CDS encoding c-type cytochrome, which translates to MRTILAVIALCSAVANAALAAAPSPEQIAYGKTLVEAGGCAGCHTADPAKPFAGGKRIDTPFGAIYAPNLTPDRDTGIGAWTDADFVRAVRTGIAPDGSNYYPAFPYPYFTKMTKDDTLAIRAYLGTLAPVVTRNKPPELRWPFGYRGLMRIWNAMYFKPGLFEPDQSKSAAWNRGGYLVTGLGHCGACHTPKTYFGADKSAQALSGNEMSGWFAPRLDGAARTGLKSWSEADITEYLQSGRNARSHAGGPMAEVVVNSTSKMSDADVRAIAVYLKSLPPARRETIVTPPGDAEMKAGQAVYAKLCIACHEADGSGAPRIYPPLPGNALLQSNNPSSTLRIILDGAHTVTTPRAPNTGEMPGYAKQLSDGEIAAVTNYIRNSWGNAGLLVTPSQVAKARKEGANGE; encoded by the coding sequence ATGCGGACGATTCTGGCTGTGATCGCGTTGTGCAGTGCGGTTGCGAATGCGGCCCTCGCCGCCGCGCCATCACCGGAGCAGATCGCCTACGGCAAGACGCTGGTCGAGGCCGGCGGCTGCGCAGGTTGCCACACCGCCGATCCCGCAAAACCGTTCGCGGGCGGCAAGCGCATCGATACGCCCTTCGGCGCGATCTATGCGCCGAACCTGACCCCGGACCGCGACACCGGGATCGGCGCCTGGACGGACGCCGACTTCGTGCGCGCGGTGCGCACCGGCATCGCGCCCGACGGCTCGAACTATTACCCGGCCTTTCCCTACCCCTACTTCACGAAGATGACCAAGGACGACACGCTGGCGATCCGCGCCTATCTCGGCACGCTCGCGCCGGTCGTCACCCGCAACAAGCCGCCGGAGCTGCGCTGGCCGTTCGGCTATCGCGGACTGATGCGGATCTGGAACGCGATGTATTTCAAGCCCGGCCTGTTCGAGCCGGACCAGAGCAAGAGCGCGGCCTGGAACAGGGGCGGCTACCTCGTCACGGGGCTAGGTCATTGCGGCGCCTGCCACACGCCCAAGACCTATTTCGGCGCGGACAAGAGCGCGCAAGCACTTTCGGGCAACGAGATGAGCGGCTGGTTCGCACCAAGGCTCGACGGCGCCGCCCGCACCGGGCTGAAGTCGTGGAGCGAGGCTGACATCACGGAGTATCTGCAGAGCGGACGCAATGCCCGGAGCCATGCCGGCGGGCCGATGGCGGAGGTGGTCGTCAACTCGACCTCGAAGATGAGCGATGCCGATGTGCGCGCGATCGCGGTCTACTTGAAGAGCTTGCCGCCGGCACGGCGCGAAACGATCGTGACGCCGCCTGGCGACGCCGAGATGAAGGCCGGCCAGGCCGTCTACGCAAAACTCTGCATCGCCTGCCATGAAGCCGACGGCTCAGGTGCCCCGCGCATCTATCCGCCACTACCGGGCAACGCGCTGCTGCAATCCAACAATCCCTCCTCCACCTTGCGCATCATCCTCGACGGCGCCCACACCGTGACCACTCCGCGCGCGCCCAACACTGGCGAGATGCCGGGCTATGCCAAGCAACTGTCCGATGGTGAGATCGCGGCGGTGACGAACTACATCCGCAATTCCTGGGGCAATGCCGGCCTGCTGGTGACGCCGTCGCAAGTGGCGAAGGCGAGGAAGGAAGGCGCCAATGGGGAGTAG
- a CDS encoding GCG_CRPN prefix-to-repeats domain-containing protein produces the protein MKYLLAAAMLASSVVGFSEAASAAEGCGRGYYRGPYGNCRPMRGAVVVRPAPVIVAPPVVVVPRARTCPYGLHWYAGRCRPY, from the coding sequence ATGAAATACCTGTTAGCCGCCGCCATGCTCGCCAGCTCGGTGGTCGGTTTCAGCGAGGCGGCCAGTGCCGCCGAGGGCTGCGGCCGAGGGTACTATCGCGGTCCCTATGGAAACTGCCGCCCGATGCGTGGCGCGGTCGTGGTGCGCCCTGCCCCCGTGATTGTCGCCCCGCCGGTCGTCGTCGTGCCCCGCGCGCGCACGTGCCCCTATGGCTTGCACTGGTACGCCGGCCGCTGCCGCCCGTACTGA
- a CDS encoding NIPSNAP family protein: protein MSVTVFIRYQLDPFKRAQFEEYSKRWLTIIPKCGGDLIGYFMPHEGTNNIAFGLISFESLAAYESYRKRLRADLDGTANFNFAEAEKFIFAEERTFLRKVVL, encoded by the coding sequence ATGTCCGTCACCGTTTTCATTCGCTACCAGCTCGATCCCTTCAAGCGCGCGCAGTTCGAGGAATATTCCAAACGCTGGCTCACCATCATCCCGAAATGCGGTGGTGACCTGATCGGCTACTTCATGCCGCATGAGGGCACCAACAACATCGCCTTTGGGCTGATTTCCTTCGAGAGCCTGGCGGCGTACGAATCCTATCGCAAACGGCTGCGCGCCGATCTCGACGGCACGGCCAACTTCAACTTTGCGGAGGCCGAGAAATTCATCTTCGCGGAAGAGCGCACCTTCCTGCGCAAAGTGGTATTGTAG
- a CDS encoding twin-arginine translocation signal domain-containing protein, which translates to MERRNFLKLALGLTAGAAVFAATAQAAPLSPPPLSDPARTPQGNSDAHPAVTTSEEAARLTPEQVHWRGRHRGWGHRHWRRHRRRRHRHHHW; encoded by the coding sequence ATGGAGCGTCGAAACTTTTTGAAACTCGCATTGGGGCTGACGGCGGGCGCCGCCGTCTTCGCCGCGACCGCGCAGGCCGCGCCGCTGTCGCCGCCGCCGCTCAGTGACCCCGCTCGCACGCCGCAGGGAAATTCCGACGCTCATCCCGCGGTCACCACCAGCGAAGAAGCCGCCAGGCTGACGCCCGAACAGGTTCACTGGCGTGGCCGCCATCGTGGCTGGGGCCATCGTCATTGGCGCCGGCATCGTCGGCGCCGGCACCGCCACCATCACTGGTGA
- a CDS encoding antibiotic biosynthesis monooxygenase family protein: protein MIAVIFEVWPKPEHRQDYFDLAADLKPLLQTIDGFISVERFESLTEKGKILSVSFWRDEAAVQAWRNTMEHRRTQAKGRAKIFADYHLRIASVIRDYSMNDREQAPKDSRAVHDAH, encoded by the coding sequence ATGATCGCCGTGATTTTCGAGGTCTGGCCCAAGCCCGAACACCGCCAGGATTATTTCGACCTCGCGGCCGACCTGAAGCCGCTGCTGCAAACCATCGACGGCTTCATCTCGGTCGAGCGTTTCGAGAGCCTGACCGAGAAGGGCAAGATCCTTTCGGTGTCATTCTGGCGCGACGAGGCGGCGGTGCAGGCATGGCGCAACACGATGGAGCACCGCCGCACCCAGGCCAAGGGCCGCGCAAAGATCTTCGCCGATTATCATCTGCGCATCGCCAGCGTGATCAGGGATTACAGCATGAACGATCGCGAGCAGGCGCCGAAGGACAGTCGGGCGGTGCACGACGCGCACTAG
- a CDS encoding oxaloacetate decarboxylase produces MHVTTADKRATFRKMHEGGCFILPNPVDVGSAKALQHLGFKALASSSAGFAWTIGKADNHVTVEDVCQHLAALSSAVDIPVNADFEGGFAVEPDRVADNVERGVRTGVAGLSIEDSTGDKDRPIYERTLAVERIKASRKAIGDSGTLLVARCEAYLWGVTDLKLVIDRLTAYADAGADCLYAPGLKTREDISAVVKAVAPKPFNLLIGASGLSLQEAADLGVRRISVGGSLARAAWGGFMRAAKEMAEKGTFTELGSGYSGGELNKMFS; encoded by the coding sequence ATGCACGTGACAACTGCTGACAAGCGCGCGACCTTCAGGAAGATGCACGAGGGCGGGTGCTTCATCCTGCCCAATCCGGTCGACGTCGGCAGCGCCAAGGCGTTGCAGCATCTCGGGTTCAAGGCACTCGCCTCGTCGAGCGCGGGCTTTGCTTGGACCATCGGCAAGGCCGACAACCACGTCACCGTCGAGGACGTCTGTCAGCATCTTGCAGCATTGAGCTCGGCCGTCGATATTCCTGTCAACGCCGATTTCGAGGGCGGCTTCGCGGTCGAGCCGGACAGGGTCGCGGACAATGTCGAGCGCGGCGTGCGCACCGGCGTTGCCGGTCTGTCGATCGAGGATTCCACCGGCGACAAGGACAGGCCGATTTACGAGCGCACGCTCGCGGTCGAGCGCATCAAGGCCTCGCGCAAGGCGATCGGTGACAGCGGCACGCTGCTGGTCGCCCGCTGCGAAGCCTATTTGTGGGGTGTGACCGATCTCAAGCTGGTCATCGACCGGCTCACCGCATACGCGGACGCGGGGGCGGATTGCCTTTATGCACCGGGCCTGAAGACCCGCGAGGACATCAGCGCTGTGGTGAAGGCTGTCGCACCGAAACCGTTCAACCTGCTGATCGGCGCGTCCGGCCTGTCGCTGCAGGAAGCCGCCGATCTCGGCGTACGCCGGATCAGCGTCGGTGGCTCGCTTGCGCGTGCCGCCTGGGGCGGCTTCATGCGTGCGGCAAAAGAGATGGCGGAGAAGGGCACGTTCACCGAGCTCGGCAGCGGCTATTCCGGCGGCGAGCTCAACAAGATGTTCAGCTAG
- a CDS encoding glutathione S-transferase family protein: MADLTLTTFDWVPEAPRGFVRDLRVRWALEEAALPYRVAGVPFEDRGPAHFAHQPFGQVPWLTDGDLSIFESGAILLHLGGLSEKLMPADPRGRGEATEWVFAALNSVEMAALPWAMSKFMGHPTDTQAWKFVDDFLKLRLKHLEPVLASREWLAGSFSVADILMSDVLRVVDGFGGLADSPACRAYAARATGRPAFLKAHADQMAHFAAGDKARET, from the coding sequence ATGGCCGACCTCACCCTGACCACCTTCGATTGGGTTCCCGAAGCGCCGCGCGGCTTCGTGCGCGACCTTCGCGTGCGCTGGGCCCTCGAAGAAGCCGCCTTGCCCTATCGGGTCGCCGGCGTGCCGTTCGAGGATCGCGGGCCTGCGCATTTCGCGCACCAGCCCTTCGGCCAGGTGCCGTGGCTGACCGATGGCGACCTCTCGATCTTCGAGAGCGGCGCGATTCTGCTGCATCTCGGCGGGCTCAGCGAGAAGCTGATGCCTGCCGACCCGCGCGGTCGTGGCGAGGCGACGGAATGGGTGTTCGCAGCGCTCAATTCGGTCGAGATGGCCGCCCTGCCCTGGGCCATGTCGAAGTTCATGGGACATCCGACCGACACGCAGGCGTGGAAGTTCGTGGACGACTTCCTCAAGCTTCGCCTGAAGCATCTCGAGCCGGTGCTGGCCAGCCGCGAATGGCTGGCGGGCTCGTTTTCCGTCGCCGACATCCTGATGTCGGATGTGCTGCGCGTCGTCGATGGTTTCGGAGGCTTGGCGGATAGCCCCGCCTGCCGCGCCTACGCCGCACGCGCCACCGGCCGCCCGGCCTTTCTCAAGGCCCACGCCGACCAGATGGCGCATTTCGCCGCGGGGGATAAGGCACGCGAAACGTGA